The following DNA comes from Thermococcus piezophilus.
GAACTATTGGAGGAGCAGTAGTGCCGTTATTCGGCGTTGCCCTGCTTGCCCTCGGTGCGGACTTCCTCCCCCACAGGTACGCCATCGCTGGTGCAAGCTTCATCACCGGCATAATAGTCCTCCTCGCAGCACCAGCGGGCGCTCACGCTTTGGCCTACGCTGCTCACAAGGCCAAGCTCGTGGAGTGGAAGCCAAAAGTCGACCACCTCAAGGAGGTGAGAGAGTGATTGAAATCCACCTGCTTATCCTCAGCCTTGCCCTCATCCTGGGATTCATAGCCAGCTATCTGGCGGTGATGGAGAGAGATCTGCTTAAGGCAGTGGGCTTTTCCTCTGTCCAAGCAATAGCCTACGCCATAGCATTCTACATCCTGATGGCGCCGGACATAGTTCTCGCCTACATAGCGATAGCCGTGGGAATATACTCTGCCCTGCTGATATTCGCCATCAGCAAGACCGAGAGGTACGAGGTGGTGTGAATGAGGGGCAAGGGCCTCATCACGGCGGTTATAATCCTGACCTTCGCCGCGCTCATGACTTACGCTGTTGTCTCCCTCCAGGTCTTCAGCGAGGGTACCGGAGTCAGACCTCTCGGCGAATTCTACTTAGAAAACAGTTATTTCGGGGATTATTCTGCTAAGAGTCCTGAGGTTGTTACCTCAATCCTCTGGGACTACCGTGGCATTGACACGCTCTTTGAGACTGCAGTGTTCTTCCTCGCAATAATTGGAAGCTTAACCATCTTCAGACTCACCAAAGAGCAGGAGAAAGAGGTCAAGAAGGTTGAAAGCGCTCCAACCGAGCTGACACCAATAGTGAAGGACGTTACTAAAGTTATCGTTGCGATGATTCTTGCCGTTTCGGCCTCGATTGCTCTACACGGTCACTTAACGCCTGGTGGTGGTTTCCAGGGTGGTTCGGCTTTGGCAGTTGCTCCATTGTTGATAATCGCAGCTTACTCCAAGTACGCCCTCGAAAAGAATGGCCTGGATAAAACGAGAGCATTAATCCTTCGTTCCATTGGTCTCCTGGGAATTGCTCTCGTAGCGTTAGTCCCCTTGCTCAGCGGTGGTTTCGTCATGCAGAACCAGCCGATATTCCCTGCTGAAATTGGAGGCCAACTTATCGGTGGTTCCCTAATCTACTACAACTTCTTCGAGTTCCTGGCCGTTGGCGCTGGATTCACGGCGGTATTCCTCCTCCTAAGCATCCCAGAAGAAAAATTCAAGAAAATCCTGGAGGTGAAGAAATGAGCACTTCAGAGTTCCTGTGGGCTTACCTCTGGGTCGTCTTACTGCTCACGCTGGCGGTATCGCTGTACGGCATAATCGCTAGGCCGAACATGCTGAAGAAAATTATATCCCTCACGATACTCGGCGATGCCGTCAACGTCATGGTCGTTCTCATAGGCTACCGCCTCACCTATCCAATCGCCCCGCCAATACTGCCATCGCTCTCAAAAGAAGCGTTGGAGGGGTTTGTGAGTTCTGCCGTTGACCCGCTTCCGCAGGCGCTCGTTATCACTGCGGTCGTCATAGGAATGGCGGTGAACATACTCCTCGCGGTGCTGGCGATACAGCTCTACCGTCTCTACGGCACGCTCGACGTGAGGGAGATAGCGAAGAGGGGTGGTGAGGAATGAGGGGGGTCATTCCAACGGCCCTGCTCGCGTTCATCACGTACATAATCTTCACTGGTTCAAGCAGTCCCTACGATCTGTTCACTGGAGCGGTTGTGGCAGTAGGAGTAGGATTGCTTATGGGTAAATACGTTGTTCAGAATGATGCCAAGGCCATAAATCCAGTGAGGTGGCTGTGGGGTGTCATTTACTTCCTCTGGTATATGCTCGTGGCAGAGACGAAGTCCCACATAGACGTCATGATTAGGACAACCACCGGCAACTACAACCCCGGAATAGTTAAGGTGCCTATTGGTGTCGAGACAAGCTACGCTAAGACCCTCGTGGCGAACTCGATAACCAACACGCCCGGAACGGTCGTGGTGGACATGGACGAGAAGTACCTCTACGTGAACTGGATTGACGTGACGACTCTGGACCCTGAGAAGGCTAAGGGAGAAATCTCGGCGGACTTTGAGAGGTTCGCGAAGAGAATATTCGAGTGAGGTGAGGGGCATGGATGTGGTTGGACTGACACCAATCATTCCAGTACTGTTTGCCTTTGGCCTTCCTCTTACGTCGATTATTATCAAGGGCAACAGGAAGATAATCCAGGCTTATGCTTTGGTGGGCACGGGATTAACTTTAATCAGTGCCTTTAAGCTCTTCCAGCTGGCCTACTCCTCGGATAAACCGCTGATTTACACCTTTGGTAAGTGGGTCGCTCCGATAGGCATAATCTACGAGGTTGACAGAACTAGCGCTCTCATAGCCCTGGTTACAGCTGCCCTGATGTTCCTGATTGCGATTTACAGTTACCGTTATTTGGAGCACGAGGAGGGCTTAGAGTGGTACTATACCCTCTACCTCGGCCTTGAGGCTGGTTTACTCGGCGTTCTCCTTACGGGTGATGCATTCAACCTCTTCGTCATGATTGAAGTAACAAGCATCGCAGCATACGCCCTCGTGGCGTTCTACAGGGGAAGGAGGGATGCCGTGCACGCTGCTCTTAAGTACGCATTCATAGGCGCCATAGGAACCACCATGTACTTCCTCGCGCTTGGAATACTCTACGGCGCCTTTGGCACGGTTAATCTTGCCGATTTGACGGCAAAGGTTCACGGAATGGACTTCCCTCTAACTGGTGCTCCAGTTGGGGATATCGTAGTTGCCTCGGGTGTTGCTTTGGCCTTGGCCACCTGGGCGTTCTTGATTAAGTCCGCCATAGTCCCGAACCACTTCTGGCTCCCAGAAGCCCACCCAGCAGCGCCGAGTTCAATCTCGGCTGTACTCTCCGGACTGGTCGTCAACGTCGGTGTTTACTCACTCATCAGGTTCCTCTACACCGTCTATGGCGGCGAACTCGCACCGGGCTTGGCGAAAGTAGTTGGTACCCTTGGAACGGTGCTCATTGCCCTTGGTGCAATCTCGGCACTCTTCGGGGCCCTTATGATGAACGCCCAGAGAGACGTGAAGAAGCTCATCGCCTACTCCACGATAATGCACATGGGTTATCTGTTCATGGCCGTTGGCCTGGGCACCCAACTTGGACTCCAAGCGGCACTTTTCCACATCATTAACCATGCCATCGCCAAGGCCCTCCTCTTCCTCGCCGCTGGGATGTTCATCCATGCCGCTGGCTCAAGGGACATCTCGGACCTGGCAGGCCTCGGCAGGCAGATGCCCGTCGCCACCTTCAGCCTGGCCATAGCAACGCTGAGCCTCGTCGGAATCCCGCCATTCAACGTGTTCTTCAGCAAATTGTTGCTCTTCAACGCTTTGATGGAGAAAAGCTTTGCCCTAGCAATGGTCATAGTTGTCAGCTCAGTCACTGCGCTCGTTGCCTACATGCGCGTCCTCTACAGGGTATGGCTCGGCAAGCCGTCCAGAGAAGTGGTAATGGGAGAATCCGGGAGCATGGCATTCGTGGTGCTCCTGCTGGCGGCTGCGGTTGTTGTGATCGGCCTCGCCGCGCCGGTGATACTCCAGCACTACATCGAACCTGCCGCGGCCCAGACGATGGACTACAGGCTTTACATTCAAACCGCCTTGGAGTATGCATCAAGATTAAAAATCCTCTAAATCTTTCAATTTTTGGAGGTGTTGGAATGAGCATTGAGGCAGCAAAGCAAAAGCTTTTTCAGCGGATAATGAAATTCTACAGTGACAATCTGCTCTCCGTGGTCTTCTATGGGGCACACCTGAAGGACGAGCTGGATGAGATTGATGTCCTTGTAATCATTGATAAGCCCTATGACCCGGTCAAGCTCAACCGGGTGGCGGACTTTATAGAAAACATCAAGGAGCCCGTTGAGGAGGAGTATGGCTATTTCATAGCTTTCGAGCTCTACACCAGGGAAGAGGCGGAGAACTTTCACTCGTCCTTCCTCGACGTTGCCAAGGCCCACGAGATTGCCTACGACAGAGACAACTACTTCCAGAACCTGCTCAGAGAGATGCTAAATCCTAAGAAGACTATAGAGTACGTGAAGTACATAAGTACCATCGAGTACATCCCGGTGGAAAATGAGCAAAGGGAGGAGAAATGATAGGAGCCGTTCTGGCGGGGGGACAGGGAAGGCGTTTCGGGGGCGATAAGCTGCTCTTCAGGATAGACGGAAAGCCCCTCATAGCTTACGCCATCGAGAGCCTCGAGGCCGCTAGGGGGATAGACGAGGTCGTGATAGTTGCCTCTCCAAAGAATGCGGGAAACATGGAAAAACTCGGCTACGAGGTCATCGTTGACGGGCTGATGGTCGGTCCCATAGGGGGCATCTACACTGCATTGAGCCTCGGTGATGCCTTCGTGGTAGCTGGGGACATGCCCCTAATAGTCACAGAATTCGTTGATTACATAATCCATGAATTCAGGAAAAGTGGAAAAGCGGTCTGCGTTCCGCGCTGGAGCAACGGCTACCTGGAGCCACTGCACGCGACCTACTCTGCGGGGTTCAGAAAAATCCTCGAGGAGCAGATTACGAGCGGGGACTACATGATAAGGAAAGCCATAGAGAGGATCAACACCTGCTACCTGCCGATAGAGGAGCTCCCGGAGAGGTGGCGCGAGAGCTTTTTCAACGTGAACAGAAAGGAGGATTTGAGAAAGTTTCCTAAGTCCTCTTTCTAATCCGCTATTTCTTGGCCTCTGGCAAATATGCTACGGTCAAGGCCAGAAGGGGGAACGAGCCGAGAAGAATTCTGTCGAGGTAGTAAGTCAGGAACGCCAAAGTCAAGAGACCGTCTTTCAGCTTCTCCCCGTTGCTGGTCTCTTCCATAAAGTCGAGCAGAAAGAAAACGAAGGAAGCAACGGATGAGGGGGATGAAAATAATCCTCAGGTCATTCCTTCATCCCTGTGAGTTGAGAATTTTGGCAATGGTCTCAGCAAGTAGCTCGGCTTTTTCCTTTATCACCTCGGTCGGCTCCTCGAAGAGGCCCATCAAGCGGGGCTGGCAGCCGATAAGGATGAACTCAGCATTTACCATTGTCTTCATGAACCGCGTTATGAACTTGAGGGGAAGCCCGTGGGTAGACACTGCCTCGCCCAAGGTTCCCTCAGGGTCGGCTACGACGAGCTCTCCATGCTTTCCGCCGAAGTCCACGGCATCAATGAAGACCACTAAGTCGGGCTTAAACTCCGCTATCCTGCCCGTGTAGTTCTCTGGCACTTCCCCGCAGTTGAGTACGAGGACGTTTTCTTTCTTGATGAGTTCCTTCAGCCTCTTTGCGACGAGAACGCCAAAGGCGTCGTCTCCGCGAATGTCGTTCCCGATACCGCAGATTACAACCCTCTTAGCGTTCTGGAAGAGTTTTTCAAGTTCCATCGTTTCACCCCAGAAGAAAATAGGAAATTAGAGCTTCTCCACCACTTCCCTTATCTTTTCCGCGAACTCCGTCTTCAGGAGCTCCTCTGGTTTCCCTATCTTCTCCTCCAGGTCAGTGTAGAACGGGATCCCTGCCAAGTACGAGACGTCAAGCTTCTCCGCCAGCTCCTTCACATCCTTCTCATCGTTTAGTTTCATGTTCTCGATAACACCAACGATCTTGTGCTTCTCTGCCTTAAGGAGCTCTATCAGCTTCCTCACTACGTTGAGGGCCAGCTTTGACGGCGTTGCAACGACGATGAATTCTCCACCCTTAAGGAACCTCAGCACGTCGAGGAACTGGTCTCCCAGACCTGGAGGCATGTCAATGATGAGATAGTCCAGCTCATCCCAGCGCGTTATGGTGAGGAGCTCTATTAGAGCGTCGCTCACCTCCATTCCCCTCATAGGGGTTGGCTTATCCTCTGAGTAGTACACAATGCTCATGAACTTTATTCCGTGAACCGTCGGGGGAACAACGCCCTTGTCCTCCTCCGGGAACTCCTTCGGCTCGAAGCCGAGGACTACGTGGTCGCTCGCACCGTGGAAGTCGAGGTCGAGGAGGCCAACTTTATAGCCCTTCTCGGCAAGAACGAGGGCGAGAGTTGTCGCGGTTAGGGACTTTCCAACGCCACCCTTGCCGCTGACAACTGGGATTATGCGCTCTACCCTTTCAAGCCTCGCCTCTATGCCCTTGACGCGGGGATCTATGGCTATCATGCCTCTCCCTCCTTCTCGATTTTTATCCCGCTTATGTAAACTCCTCTGCCCTGGATGACTTCGAAATCGTGGCTACCGCACTTCGGACACGCTAAAAAGGCGTGAACAACCTCTGGAATGAAGTGTATGTCCTCTTTTATGCGTTCGTCAAATCTGTCCCTGACTTCCTTGAGCTTCCACTCGTGGCCGCAGCTCCTGCACCTGAAGACTGCCTCTTCCTCGATGAACTCTATCTCGGCTCCTTCTCCTATGGTGCCCTTGAGGAGTTCCCTCATGGCAAATTCGACTATCTCGGCGTTGACATCCTGGAGCTCTCCGAGGACTACCTGGATTGCCAGAAGCTTTTTTGCGCCCTCCCTCTGGACGTAGTCGAGGGCGGTCCTAACTATTCCATCAGCCAGAGCCCACTCGTGCATGGTATCACCGCTAACTTTCTGGGTAGTTCCCTTAAAAAGTGTTGAGTTTTCCAATGTTATGTTTACGTTATCTTTCACTTGGAACTTCCCAATTTTGGCCTCAAAATGCTTTTAAGCCTCTCCCCCGACTGCTTCTGGGGAGGGGAATGGTACACGGCCACTCCCACGAGGGCATGAAATCTAGGATTGTCTTCTCCATAGTTCTGAACTTCGTAATAACGCTTGCCGAGGTCGTAGGAGGAATCCTCTCCGGGAGTTTAGCTCTCCTGAGCGACTCGCTCCACAACTTCAGCGACGCGATGAGTCTTTTAGCGAGCTATCTAGCGATAAGAATCGGCGAACGCGAGAGAAACGAGAAGTACACCTTTGGCTACAAGAGGGCCGAGATACTCGTCACCTTTGTCAACTCTGCCGTCCTCGTCGGCGTCGCCCTCTTCCTGCTCGTGGAGGCCTACAAGCGCTTCAGGGACCCCAATCCCATAGACACCGACCTCATACTCGTGGTGGCGATTATTGGACTTCTGGCGAACCTTCTCTCTGTTCTCCTCCTCCACGAGCACGCCCACGAGAGCATCAACGTCCGCTCCGCTTACCTTCACCTCGTGAGCGACACGCTGTCTTCGGTGGCTGTGGTGGCCGGCGGTCTGGCCATAAGATACTACGGCCCCCTCTGGATCGATCCCCTCGTTACCATACTCATTTCACTCTACATCCTCCGTGAGGGCTACTTAAAGAAAGCGTTGATGTTCTCATGGAGGCATCGCCCGGGCTTGACTTCGATGCAATAAAGGCAGAACTTGAGTCAATTCCCGGCGTTAAA
Coding sequences within:
- the mnhG gene encoding monovalent cation/H(+) antiporter subunit G, with translation MSVLFYIGALLIVIGGICDLFGALGLLKFPNFYVRLHAATVGTIGGAVVPLFGVALLALGADFLPHRYAIAGASFITGIIVLLAAPAGAHALAYAAHKAKLVEWKPKVDHLKEVRE
- a CDS encoding hydrogenase subunit MbhD domain-containing protein gives rise to the protein MIEIHLLILSLALILGFIASYLAVMERDLLKAVGFSSVQAIAYAIAFYILMAPDIVLAYIAIAVGIYSALLIFAISKTERYEVV
- a CDS encoding MnhB domain-containing protein, with amino-acid sequence MRGKGLITAVIILTFAALMTYAVVSLQVFSEGTGVRPLGEFYLENSYFGDYSAKSPEVVTSILWDYRGIDTLFETAVFFLAIIGSLTIFRLTKEQEKEVKKVESAPTELTPIVKDVTKVIVAMILAVSASIALHGHLTPGGGFQGGSALAVAPLLIIAAYSKYALEKNGLDKTRALILRSIGLLGIALVALVPLLSGGFVMQNQPIFPAEIGGQLIGGSLIYYNFFEFLAVGAGFTAVFLLLSIPEEKFKKILEVKK
- a CDS encoding sodium:proton antiporter: MSTSEFLWAYLWVVLLLTLAVSLYGIIARPNMLKKIISLTILGDAVNVMVVLIGYRLTYPIAPPILPSLSKEALEGFVSSAVDPLPQALVITAVVIGMAVNILLAVLAIQLYRLYGTLDVREIAKRGGEE
- a CDS encoding Na+/H+ antiporter subunit E, giving the protein MRGVIPTALLAFITYIIFTGSSSPYDLFTGAVVAVGVGLLMGKYVVQNDAKAINPVRWLWGVIYFLWYMLVAETKSHIDVMIRTTTGNYNPGIVKVPIGVETSYAKTLVANSITNTPGTVVVDMDEKYLYVNWIDVTTLDPEKAKGEISADFERFAKRIFE
- a CDS encoding proton-conducting transporter membrane subunit, coding for MDVVGLTPIIPVLFAFGLPLTSIIIKGNRKIIQAYALVGTGLTLISAFKLFQLAYSSDKPLIYTFGKWVAPIGIIYEVDRTSALIALVTAALMFLIAIYSYRYLEHEEGLEWYYTLYLGLEAGLLGVLLTGDAFNLFVMIEVTSIAAYALVAFYRGRRDAVHAALKYAFIGAIGTTMYFLALGILYGAFGTVNLADLTAKVHGMDFPLTGAPVGDIVVASGVALALATWAFLIKSAIVPNHFWLPEAHPAAPSSISAVLSGLVVNVGVYSLIRFLYTVYGGELAPGLAKVVGTLGTVLIALGAISALFGALMMNAQRDVKKLIAYSTIMHMGYLFMAVGLGTQLGLQAALFHIINHAIAKALLFLAAGMFIHAAGSRDISDLAGLGRQMPVATFSLAIATLSLVGIPPFNVFFSKLLLFNALMEKSFALAMVIVVSSVTALVAYMRVLYRVWLGKPSREVVMGESGSMAFVVLLLAAAVVVIGLAAPVILQHYIEPAAAQTMDYRLYIQTALEYASRLKIL
- a CDS encoding nucleotidyltransferase; translation: MSIEAAKQKLFQRIMKFYSDNLLSVVFYGAHLKDELDEIDVLVIIDKPYDPVKLNRVADFIENIKEPVEEEYGYFIAFELYTREEAENFHSSFLDVAKAHEIAYDRDNYFQNLLREMLNPKKTIEYVKYISTIEYIPVENEQREEK
- the mobA gene encoding molybdenum cofactor guanylyltransferase MobA; this encodes MIGAVLAGGQGRRFGGDKLLFRIDGKPLIAYAIESLEAARGIDEVVIVASPKNAGNMEKLGYEVIVDGLMVGPIGGIYTALSLGDAFVVAGDMPLIVTEFVDYIIHEFRKSGKAVCVPRWSNGYLEPLHATYSAGFRKILEEQITSGDYMIRKAIERINTCYLPIEELPERWRESFFNVNRKEDLRKFPKSSF
- a CDS encoding hydrogenase 3 maturation endopeptidase HyCI; the encoded protein is MELEKLFQNAKRVVICGIGNDIRGDDAFGVLVAKRLKELIKKENVLVLNCGEVPENYTGRIAEFKPDLVVFIDAVDFGGKHGELVVADPEGTLGEAVSTHGLPLKFITRFMKTMVNAEFILIGCQPRLMGLFEEPTEVIKEKAELLAETIAKILNSQG
- a CDS encoding Mrp/NBP35 family ATP-binding protein, producing MIAIDPRVKGIEARLERVERIIPVVSGKGGVGKSLTATTLALVLAEKGYKVGLLDLDFHGASDHVVLGFEPKEFPEEDKGVVPPTVHGIKFMSIVYYSEDKPTPMRGMEVSDALIELLTITRWDELDYLIIDMPPGLGDQFLDVLRFLKGGEFIVVATPSKLALNVVRKLIELLKAEKHKIVGVIENMKLNDEKDVKELAEKLDVSYLAGIPFYTDLEEKIGKPEELLKTEFAEKIREVVEKL
- the hypA gene encoding hydrogenase nickel incorporation protein HypA, which codes for MHEWALADGIVRTALDYVQREGAKKLLAIQVVLGELQDVNAEIVEFAMRELLKGTIGEGAEIEFIEEEAVFRCRSCGHEWKLKEVRDRFDERIKEDIHFIPEVVHAFLACPKCGSHDFEVIQGRGVYISGIKIEKEGEA